In one window of Arachis ipaensis cultivar K30076 chromosome B06, Araip1.1, whole genome shotgun sequence DNA:
- the LOC107605469 gene encoding serine/threonine-protein kinase RIPK produces MSSSTKKTTWKSMMLILSCCNCKSECNLEMEEEEESEKKKLKQGSFQRLCLSDVSNSSSSQAIEDLSVSLAGSKLYAFTLEELREATNNFSWSNMLGEGGFGPVYKGFFDDKLRHDLKPQTVAVKRLDLEGLQGHREWLAEIIFLGQLRHPHLVKLIGYCYEDENRLLVYEYMPRGSLENQLFRRYSAAMPWSTRMKIALGAAKGLAFLHGADKPVIYRDFKASNILLDSDFTAKLSDFGLAKDGPEGEDTHVTTRIMGTHGYAAPEYIMTGHLTTKSDVYSYGVVLLELITGKRVVDKSLTNRGKSLVGWARPMLRDSKKLKQIIDKKLEGQFPMKGAMKVASLAYRCLCHHPNPRPTMSDVVKTLEPLQDFDDIFLRPFVYVATNQNGNIDTR; encoded by the exons ATGAGTAGTAGTACtaagaagacaacatggaaatCTATGATGTTGATCCTAAGTTGTTGCAATTGCAAGAGTGAATGCAATTTGgaaatggaggaagaagaagaatcagagaagaaaaaattgaaacaagGTTCATTCCAGAGGCTATGTTTATCAGATGTAAGCAATTCAAGTTCATCACAAGCAATTGAAGATCTTTCAGTGTCACTAGCTGGATCAAAGCTTTATGCATTCACACTTGAGGAGTTAAGAGAAGCAACAAACAATTTCTCATGGAGTAACATGCTTGGTGAAGGTGGTTTTGGTCCTGTTTACAAAGGCTTCTTTGATGATAAACTTAGGCATGATTTGAAGCCTCAAACTGTTGCTGTTAAAAGATTGGACTTAGAAGGCTTGCAAGGTCATAGGGAGTGgctg GCAGAGATTATATTTCTGGGGCAGTTAAGACATCCACATCTTGTTAAGTTAATTGGTTATTGTTATGAGGATGAGAACAGGCTTTTGGTGTATGAATACATGCCAAGAGGAAGCTTGGAGAATCAACTCTTCAGaa GGTACTCTGCTGCCATGCCATGGTCAACAAGGATGAAAATTGCATTAGGAGCAGCAAAGGGATTGGCCTTCCTTCATGGAGCAGATAAACCTGTAATATATAGGGATTTCAAAGCTTCAAATATCTTACTAGACTCA GATTTTACGGCGAAACTGTCGGATTTCGGTCTGGCTAAGGATGGACCTGAAGGGGAAGACACACATGTAACAACAAGAATCATGGGAACACATGGCTATGCTGCTCCTGAATACATCATGACAG GTCACCTTACAACCAAGAGTGATGTGTATAGCTATGGAGTTGTTCTATTGGAACTAATAACAGGAAAAAGGGTAGTGGACAAGTCCCTCACAAACAGAGGAAAAAGCTTGGTGGGGTGGGCAAGGCCTATGTTAAGAGACTCAAAGAAATTGAAGCAAATCATAGATAAAAAATTGGAAGGTCAATTCCCCATGAAAGGTGCCATGAAGGTTGCTTCTTTGGCTTATAGATGCCTATGTCACCATCCAAATCCAAGGCCTACTATGAGTGATGTTGTCAAGACATTGGAGCCACTCCAAGACTTTGATGATATTTTCTTGCGGCCATTTGTGTATGTTGCCACTAATCAAAATGGTAACATAGATACAAGGTAG
- the LOC110263622 gene encoding proline-rich receptor-like protein kinase PERK9, whose translation MEFIKTPLLSLFIIVLALLAKVTFEDKVDDDDEGLNLYCISECATCPTICSPPPSLATSNSNHNNNPPTSPLNNSNNNNNPLPPPIQTSNPNLPPPPPPLLTSYPPPPPSLIITSNPPPPPLLTSFPPPTIPKIPFAPHQPSFNYPPPSQSQPLPQPPPSPSPPPPPPPKNPSSPSSSGSSGGQPNVISGPHDYPYPYYYYYSSNAAYSSHYYVHHAMNSLLLVLFLLSFHI comes from the coding sequence ATGGAATTCATCAAAACACCTTTACTATCTTTATTCATTATTGTTCTTGCTTTGTTAGCCAAAGTAACATTTGAAGACaaagttgatgatgatgatgagggtttAAATCTATATTGCATTAGTGAATGTGCCACGTGTCCAACAATATGTTCACCCCCTCCATCTCTTGCtacatcaaattcaaaccataataATAATCCTCCAACATCCCCCTtaaataattcaaataataataataatccttTACCACCACCAATTCAAACATCAAATCCAAaccttccaccaccaccaccaccacttttAACATCatacccaccaccaccaccttccCTAATCATAACATCAAAccctcctccaccaccacttcTAACATCATTTCCTCCACCAACAATTCCAAAAATACCCTTTGCTCCACACCAACCTTCTTTTAACTATCCACCACCCTCGCAATCGCAACCGTTGCCTCagcctcctccttctccttctcctcctccgccGCCGCCGCCAAAGAACCCTTCTTCTCCTTCATCATCAGGCTCATCAGGAGGACAACCTAATGTAATTTCTGGGCCACATGACTACCCATAtccttattactattattattcctCAAATGCAGCATATTCTTCTCATTATTATGTTCATCATGCCATGAACTCACTCCTTCTGGTTTTGTTCCTTCTTTCATTTCATATATAG